The region TCCGGCCGTCAGGGCGACCCGGGCGAGTCCCGCTTCTACCTGTCGCTGGCCGACGAGCTGATGCGCCGCTTCAACGGCGCGACGCTGGAGACGCTGCTGACCCGGCTGAACCTGCCCGACGACGTGCCGATCGAGGCCAAGATGGTGTCCCGCGCCATCAAGAGCGCGCAGACGCAGGTCGAACAGCAGAACTTCGACATCCGCAAGGAAGTGCTCAAGTACGACGAGGTGATGAACCAGCAGCGCAAGGTCATCTACGCCGAGCGCCGCCGCATCCTGGAGGGGGAGAACCTCGCCGAGCAGTCCCACCAGATGCTCACCGATGTGATCACCGCCTACGTCGACGGCGCCACCGCCGAGGGGTACTCCGAGGACTGGGACCTCGAGAAGCTGTGGGAGGGGCTCAAGCAGCTCTATCCCGTCGGCATCGACCACCACGACCTGCTCGACTCCGACGCGGTCGGCGAGCCCGGGGAGCTGACCCGCAAGGAGCTGCTCGACGCGCTGATCGCCGACGCCGAACGGGCCTACGCCGAACGTGAGAAGGAGCTCGAGGAGCTGGCCGGCGAGGGCGCGATGCGCCAGCTGGAACGCAACGTGCTGCTCAACGTGCTCGACCGCAAGTGGCGCGAGCACCTCTACGAGATGGACTATCTGCGGGAGGGCGTGGGGCTGCGCGGCCTGGCTCAGCTGCGGCCGGAAGTCGAGTACGCGCGCGAGGGCTACGACATGTTCGTCGGCATGCTCGACGCCATGAAGGAGGAGTCGGTCGGCTTCCTGTTCAACGTCCAGGTCGAGGCCACACCGCCGCCGGCCGTCGCGGCCCAGCCGGAACCATCGGGCCTCGCGGAGTTCGCCGCCGCGGCGGCCGCGGCCCAGCAGCGGGATGGCGGCGTCGCGACCAAGGAGCGCCCCGCCCCGGCGTTGCACGCCAAGGGAATCGACGACCAAGAGCAGGCGCTGACCTACTCCGGGCCGTCGGAGGGCGGCGGCGTGGAGGTCACCCGCGGCGGCGGTAAGCCGTCCGGTGGCGGCACCAAGCCGTCCGGTGGCGGCAGCCGCCGCGAGCGCCGTGAGGCCGCACGCCAGCAGCAGCGCACCGGCCGACACGCCAAGCGTCGCTAGCGGTTCCCGTCAGCCGATCTGCAGCGCCACGATGCGCCAGCCGTCCCGGTACTGCTCGATGCGCGCCGCCACGGCGTGCACCCGGCCGGCCCGGCTGAACGACGCGAACACCTCCGCGGCGGTGACCTCGCCGTCGCCGGTGTCCACCGAGCGCACCCGGACCCGGCGCAGGTGCGCGCTGGCCGTGCGCGTGGCGCCCACCCGCGCAATCACGCGGTCGATCAGCACCGGCGTCATCAACGGGCGCAGCTGGGCCACCGGCCTGCGCCGGTCGATCACCTCGATGACCTGACGCAGCGCCCGCTCGGCGAACACCACAGCCGACCGAGGAGCCGGCTGCTCGGTGAGCCGGGGCTCCCGCAGCCGGCGCGGGGACGGACGGTGCAGCGCGGCGGCCGACGGCGCCGGACACGGCGGCTCCGGTCGCGGCTCGTAGTCGATGACCGGCGACGTCGACCACTGCCCGGTCGGCTGCGTCGGCTGCTGATCGAGGACGGGGGGTGCGGTCATGAGGCTCTCCAGCGGTCGGCACGGCAGACGGCGCGGTGCGCCCCGTCTGAGGCGAAGGCATCTGCTGGAGAGTGGCAGACCTCCCCATGATCGCACGGCTGTCGGACGCCGGAGAGCACCCGTTTCGCGCC is a window of Mycolicibacterium chubuense NBB4 DNA encoding:
- a CDS encoding Rv3235 family protein, with amino-acid sequence MTAPPVLDQQPTQPTGQWSTSPVIDYEPRPEPPCPAPSAAALHRPSPRRLREPRLTEQPAPRSAVVFAERALRQVIEVIDRRRPVAQLRPLMTPVLIDRVIARVGATRTASAHLRRVRVRSVDTGDGEVTAAEVFASFSRAGRVHAVAARIEQYRDGWRIVALQIG